A region from the Dendropsophus ebraccatus isolate aDenEbr1 chromosome 1, aDenEbr1.pat, whole genome shotgun sequence genome encodes:
- the LOC138773779 gene encoding uncharacterized protein: MEAFDNLLSILTPHLQRQDTYMRKSIPPVGRLLITLRFLATGESYVSLHLQFRVGTSTISGIVSCTCAVIWEHLQPIVMPSPTREIWLQSAAGFQSVANFPNCIGAVDGKHIRVKQPPRSGSQYFNYKKFFSVVLIAVVDSTYRFLAIDVGSYGSTGDSRALLRSEFGRRILLDHVTLPPPTPLPGTTHPAPFVMVGDQAFPLLNNLLRPYPRRGLDERGRLFNRRLSRARNFVECAFGIMTSQWRVFTTALQLKLATVDLVIKAACVLHNYLRDYAPTPEVNVETLPAFSAPINYGQGRQLNRGIVVRNLFADYFMTPEGAVPVPLSQPPL; this comes from the exons atggaggcctttgataatttactttccattttgaccccacatctccagagacaggacacctacatgcggaaatccatccctcctgtgggacgtctgctcataacgttaag attcttggcgacaggggagagttatgtatcgttgcacctccaattcagggttggtacgtccaccatctctggaattgtgagttgcacgtgcgccgtgatctgggagcatttgcagcccatcgtgatgcccagtccgacccgggagatttggttgcagtcagcagcaggctttcagtctgtggccaatttccccaactgtataggggcggttgatggtaagcacatacgtgtgaagcaaccaccgcgatcaggatcacagtatttcaattataagaaatttttttctgtggtcctgatcgcggttgttgattccacgtatcgtttccttgccatcgacgtcggctcctatggcagtactggggactcccgggcgctactgagatcagagtttgggcggcgcatactcttagatcacgtgactctacctcctcccactcctcttccgggtaccacgcatcccgctccattcgtcatggtaggggatcaagccttccctttactcaacaacctgctgcgcccttacccacggagagggctggatgaacgggggagactatttaaccggaggctgagccgggcacgtaacttcgtggagtgcgccttcgggatcatgactagtcagtggagagtgtttaccactgccctgcagttgaaattggccacagttgacctggtcattaaagctgcctgtgttctccacaactaccttcgggactatgctcccaccccggaggtgaacgtggagacactgccagcttttagtgcccctatcaactatggccaagggagacaactcaaccgcgggatagtggtcaggaacctctttgctgactacttcatgactcctgaaggcgccgtgcccgtgcccctttcacagcctcccttatga